The Penicillium oxalicum strain HP7-1 chromosome V, whole genome shotgun sequence genomic interval GAGTGGGTTGGGTGGTTGTGGAATGAAAGCCTCCAGCTGGTCCCGGGTCAGTCCGCCGTTCACCAGCCTAGAAGTGAATTTCTTGGCTGAGATTTGGGAACAGGTTCGTGGGCTGAGTCGTTAGGTTTCCGAAGAAATTATTGTCCACCTTTTCACCACCCGACCCCGTTTGTGAGGTGTGCCATGGCACCACCTAATGGAATCACCatgtgctttttttttttcttttctcttccggGCTTTCCATAAATTCAACTCTCCTTGTTTCGTCGAAAGCTAGAAAAGATCCCCATTCTTCGactccttttccatcctgTCGAACGCGCGTGAGACGTGGTGGGGTGGAGCAAAAATGAACTTTAAGTCCTCGATTCTCAAGGTGGGCATGCAGCCTCCGAAGCGGAGATTTGTTCCAACCAACTCTGAAGTTGAAGGAGTTCTGGACTTTGCCTGACCCGCCGGCGGGAATCCCAAATGACGTCAGAAGTGCTGGGGCATGGGCTTGGATCCACTTTTCACGTTCGGCTGATTTGGATTTGAACCGAGACGGTGACAGGGCCAGGGTCGTCCGATGATTGGTCCCTGCGACGCATTCATCAGAAGGGGCAGGATGGTGAACCATGAGCGCCAGCTTTGCTTTGGTGGTTCAGTACAGTACATATCAGACATTACCACAGTTACAACAGCATCAATTTCGTCGAGGATGGGTATGTGACCGCCTATGTGCCGGGCCGAGGTGGCTGACCGCGCGAATATGCACTTGGTGGCTGTCCGGTGAGGATCACTACACGGTAGTTGCTACTATAATTCGCGTGACTGGACCTCGCCGGGGACTGTATCACCCCCCTCTGCTCGAATAGATGAGAGTGCAGTACTGCAGTTCTTGTGCGTGTGTGGTGGAGTGACAGCCTTGGTGCCTAATAGTAGCCACGTGAGGTACAACGATACTTCCCTGCTGACCGTGGTGGTTGCATTTGAAACAGCGAGGATATCAATCTCACATTGCAACTCAGATATGCGTCTGTCCGTCACCCCGATCGGTCGAGTCTCGAGGGATGCACGAGATGTTTCGTGCTCTCGGTAGCCTTCCAAGGCTTTCCACTGGTCCGGGCTGTAGTCTGTCAGGGTGATCCCATTGATGTTCTCCCGTCCTCCGCGGCCGTTGGGGTTCATCGACCATCCTGCCAGTCCAGGTCCCCGACTTTCCCGCCAACTGGAGCCGCAGATCGGGATTCGGGTTCGTCGAGGTTGAAGCCCCCCGTCAGTTACTTGGTGGCGGCGCTCGCAAAGCTTATTCGATAGAGGCGTGAAACGGTCAactctcccccctcccccgttGCGTTGTCGTTCGAGGAGACCCTCTCCGTAGCCAGTAGcgtgtcttttctctcgacGTGTCTGTTTGGGTCAAGTCTGTCCTCCGCCCACCCCGGTTATTGCCAATCGATCGACACGCCTGTGATTCACGGTCATCATCACGATTGGTATCCTTTCTGAGTTGAGCGGGTATCGTTTTGCTTGGAATGTCCCCCCGGTGGTTGCGTTTCGCGCGGCTCTTCTACATCACATATCACGAGACATCCTCCATTACGGAACCTATTCTCGATCtgcttttctcctttttccctcttccttgctccctctctccatcatcccctccccccccctccatccagCTTTCGGCATTTCaacctccttttttttcgtcttgATTTTGGATTTTCAATTCCCGTGACTGCCAGTTGATACAGTCACTGGACGAAAGTGACCTCACTGTACCGCGGTTTCGCCCTGACGATCTCCTTCATCGCGGGCCGTCCACGCACAGAGCGAGAGGCTCGATTGGGTTTAGCCCCCCCTGTTTTTacccttttccctcttttcgTTCCTCTTCGTGACGGGCGCCCGTCCCAAAAGGTGCAGTTCCACCCAGCCGCTGGAAGTGACGTCCGCCCAATCGCTTCGGCTGACCCGACGCGGCGTTTGGACAAACTtcatcatccccccccccccccttctgCTCTCTGTTGCCCGGTTTTGGCATGTTAGCCAGCAGTTTCAGTTGGAAACCGGCACTGTGCAAACCCCGGCACTCGGCCAAGATTAGACATAAACGATAACAATCACTGTTCTTGGAGAGGCGAAGAGATTGAACaaaaacaaatccaaccacCCCTCCCAAAACTACAGTCGCATGAACAGGACTTCTTAGTCGTGACACTACAATCCAGCTGACTTGGATCTTCTGCCACCTCCCTCCCcgctttcctttccccaAAACTCTTCCATTGCCAGAACGGGGACGTTGTGATCCTCGTGTTCGCTCGAGTCAAGTTTGCGACGGGTGAAGAGTCGTGCGACCGACGCTGTCCCGCAGCAGtggatcaccaccaccaacacaACCGCGACACCTGAACCTGACAGTCCAGCATTGTTCCGTCCTCACCTCGACGAAAACCCAAGGGacgaaaggagagagagagagagagagagagagagagagagagagagagagagagagagagagagagagagagagagagagagagagagagagggaacCAACCAAAATCTCGAATCTGTTGATCCGATGTCCATGGGATTACACCGTTGTCAATCAGTGGTGATACAGACAGAAAATAGGCGCAACGAGTGGACGCTTCCCGACGAGCTTCTCCTGCCGTGCCACACGGTAGGGATTTTACTCTCAAGATGGCACTGGAACAGCAGATGGTGCAGTTCAACCTCCAGGACTGTCGGCCTTTAGACTTCGACATGGTTATCACGCCGCCTTCGGAAAATGAGCACGAATCACACGATAAGATGGTGAATCCCCCTCGCTACGACCGCGGCACCGTTCAGACGCCGCCCAGCCCGAGCGGGCCTGGTCCCGCAGACCCCATGAGCCGAATTTATCGCTTCACGCCTACCCCGACAATGGTGCTGAATGAATCGCTGCAGATCGTTGAATTATCCGAGAGTTACCTGGCATTGGTACATCGCCGCCGGGAAAACTTACTGACGAGGAGCCTCTACGATCTATCCCCACATCTCGTGTCCGCCCCAGATGTGGCGTCACTCAGCGGCGTGTTGGCTACTGCCATCTCGACTCGCGCGCCCCAGGTTCTGCAGGTAGCCCCGGCCGCGAAATACCAGCCGGATCGCCAACTTCGGGTCACACCGATCTTTGAGGGGAATAGTCTGATCTATGTGCTGCTAGAGATGCATCCGATTCAGACTGAACTGCCCCCATCTCAGTCAGCCGAGCAGGAGATTTCGGAAGAAACCTACAAAGTGCTCATTGACGCCGTGAAGGATTGCGGCATCTTTATGCTGGATACTCGAGGTCACGTCGCAACGTGGAACAAAGGGGCCTCGATGCTGAGTGGATATTCGACGGACGAGATTTTGGGCCAGCatttttctattttctaTGGGGCCGACGACCGTGTGGCCCAAAAACCCGCGCGGGAGCTCGAAATGTGTGTGCAGAACGGTaaggtggaagatgagggaTGGCGGTACCGCAAAGACGGGAGCCGATTTTGGGCGAACGTGTTGCTCTCCCCGGTCTACCAACAGGGGCGGCTGGCGGGCTTCGCCAAGGTCACTCGCGACCTCACAGAGCGCCGAAGCGCCGAAGCGCGTTTGATCGAAGCCTATGAAGAATCTTCCAAGATGAAAATGGAGTTCTTGGCGAACATGTCCCACGAATTGCGCACGCCGATGAACGGGATGCTGCTGGCCCTGACCACGTTGATGAAGACCCCTCTGACTGGAGATCAACAGGAATATGCCTCGATCTTGGAGGACTCGACGACCATCTTGTTGCAGGTCATCAATGATGTGTTAGACTACTCCAAGCTTTCCTCGGGGTCTTTCTCATTAACCACTGATGTGTTGAACGTTCCGAGCATCCTCAACGCCGTGGTTCGCAACTGCCAGCCCTCCTTGAAAGCCGGGGTAGTCCTTGAGTCCACGATCGCCCCGGGCTTCCCTGAAAACACCAAGGGTGACCCATTGCGTTTTCGCCAGGTCCTTCAAAACTTGGTTGGAAACGCTGTCAAGTTCACCGAGAAAGGTTATGTACGGGTCAAAGCGTCGTACGCCGTCCATCCCAGTGATTCCCAGGCGTATGTCATCTCCATCCAGGTGGAAGACAGCGGCATCGGGGTTCCGGAGACCGCCGCGAACACGCTCTTCACCCCATTCACTCGCTTTGCCGATTCGGCTACCCGGCGTTACCAGGGGACTGGACTCGGCCTCTCCATCTGCAAAAGTCTTGCTGAACTGATGGATGGTGCCGTTGGTTTTCACAACAATCCCCAGCAACCGGGCAGTGTGTTTTGGCTGACCGTCAAGATGAGCCGTGTGGAGCGGCCCGTTGCGCGACTCTTCCGAAGCCTCCAATCGTCCGGCGAGTCACCGGTCGTTGATACATCTGTGATGTTGCAGAGAGTCGCCGCACAGAAACAGATCCTGTTGGTTGAGGATAACAAAGTCAACCAGACGATCATGCTCAAATTGCTGGGCACCCTCGGATTCCAAAAGGTGGAGGCTGCGTGGGATGGTGCGGAAGCCGTGAGATTGGTCAAGCAGAAACCCTTGGCGTACCATGTCATCTTGATGGACATTAGCATGCCGGTGATGGACGGCCTGACCGCGACTGAACAGATCCGCGAGATGAAGGTGAACGTGCCCATCATTGCGCTGACGGGGCATGCCTTGAAGGGAGACGCTGAAACATACCTGTCACGAGGCATGGATGACTATATCGCCAAGCCACTCCATCGTCAGCAGATCATCGATGTGTTGTGGAAATGGTGTGGCTCGGACAGCCATGGCAGTTGATGCGGCTTTGAtcctctccaccaccaaagCCTTTCCGTGCCTCTCAATCGCAGAACAGGGCTCTATACGCCGATTTCACTTTCGGTCTTGACCCGTCCTCAATACCAAACTCGCGTTCAATTGTACACTGGGGCTGCGGTTCCGGTGTGCATCTCGGACTCCCCAAAATGGCACCTGGTGCCGCGTTGGCCGAATGGGCCCGAACGAACACTCCATGCTCTGGCTTTTGGTGGAGGACGTTGCTTCTTCCACACCTAGTACTGGTACCTGCGCTTAGTCCACCCTTTGATGAGTATTGGCCGCGCAGACTCAGAATGTGATTCGCGGTCACGCACTCACCCTGTACCCGGTACTGTACATAGCTTATTTCAGGCGGCGGTTATGATCATGCAGGTGCGGATTACGGGTCAGCCCTTCAAAGCACCGTGAACGCACTCGCGTGTAAGGTTGTTTGCAGCAGCGAGTGATATTAGGCAGGCACCCCCAAACGCTCGCCGCATGTGGTGGCTTGTCGATTGAGCTCCTGCAGGGACTtttaacccccccccccccccccccccccccccaactcTCCGCGCCGGATACTATCTCACGTATCGTGTCAAGTACTTTGAAGGCCCAATGACGATGGCGCCTTTCGATACCTTAATCAGGAATAAATACTGAAGGTTTCCAACACCTCGAATCTATCTTGAACCGTGCACGGTGTCACCTCCCCAGgatgtaaaaaaaaaagaaaaaacccgATCCCTTCTTCCTGGGTCGCCGGGTCTATTGTCTCGAGTATTTTCATGGTCCTTACTACAGGCAATGGTCTTCATCCCCCGATTTGAACGGTGTGCGAATGCATTGCCCATGCGTTACGTCGCATGGGACAGACTTCTCAAATGGCGGTATATCTCTCTGTGCGCTCAGGTTCGCGGGCCCATGCCCTTGTAGATTGCTCGCGATGGGCTCCATTCTTCAATCCGTCAGGCTGTCTTgctggaggagggagaggttCAAGAGGCATAGCGTTGAGCAGGTAAGAAACGAGCTCAGTGGAACCAACTTGACATGACGTGCCGTTTGTGTCGTGGGGAAGGTTAACCTTCCGGGTCATCAAGGTTTCCGTGAATGCCTACTCTTGTTGAAATCATGATCCTTGTTCTTGCAGTTCTCCAGATGTACTTGCGTCAGGTACCGTGAAGATCACTGGCTTGTTGCAACCCCCGCAGAAGCTCAGCTGGTCGGTGGTTCCATTTCCCACTGCGCGATGTATGATGGCTTGACATGGGTTTGGTCACTGATAATATCCGGGAGTTATTGCCTGTGtctcttcttggcctcgatgcCCCGAGTGAGATACTGTCTCACAAGTAGTCCGCAGGATCTGGCATGGCTAATCATCTTGCAGCGAGACCCTGAAGAACCCACACCGACAGGGCCgtttaattttcttttctcctaTCTTTTCCATCGTCTCCACAACCGAGTCTCTTCCTCTGTTGACTCCTTCCATGTCTTCCGATGTACCCCACCCGCCAGTTTCCTTTAGTCAAATGTCGACAATGGCAACACCGTCTTGGCAAGTGATTGTTCTTTTGCTTGCCCGCTCGGAGCAAACTCGCCGTCTACGAGGGTTGTCTATGAGCGAGAGTCCCGGATGCCCATCGTCAGATAACCAATCGTAGGAAATCAATGCCTCGCTGTTTGGCCCAATAAGAGACGGACGTGCCGTGCGCCCACGACAAACTCAGACAAGCTCGCGATACCCCGCCAAAAGGTTGGCCGGATCGCCCTTCTCTCAATCTCTCAATGAGGAAGGTGTCCTCCAATTGTACGAGCTGCGCCGTTTTTCTGCAGGGCTTATTGTGCAGGAGAAACAGGGAAAAGATTTCCACTTATCTTCTCCCGGTCTTATCCTGACCCATCATCGCATGGCGCGATCCCGACCAGATCGTGGATCACGTCGCTTAAGCATCGACGATCGACATTGATAATTTCTTAGCTAGGGAGGTCATCACTCGCATAGTCGCCATCGGTCCTCTTGTGCACACCAAAAGTCATTCTCTCTCCGTCTGAGCTCCGTTTGCAACGCCGATCGTTGTTGCACTCGTTCTGAGTTGATTGCGCCCATGGTGTATCCAATTCACTTCCTACGAGGTCGGTGTGGAGAACGCACTTGATGAGCGAATTCTGAGATTTGACAGGATCGTGAACGCAGGCCGTGTCCGCTGTCCGGTGGCAGCCGATATCCAGGCACCCCTCTTTGAGATAATGCAAGTGACCACCAAATTTGGCAAGAATCCTGGAATTGGACAGGGGTCACGatgaggggaagaggggacAATCAGCGATGGAGCGACGGAGCTCCGGGAGACAGGGCCCACGGCCTGTATAGCCTCGGAGAGACTCGTCGTTGAGTCTTACTGGACTGAGGTTTATAATCTTCGTTGTCGGCTTGCTTGCTGTCCCCGGGgggcttttcttcttcagtACCAGCTTGTTTTGCATGCCGTATCTCCCCTTGTATTCGTCGCAGAGGAGACCGTTGAATTGCACGCATGATGGTCAAGTCTTCAACCTGGCTGCTGCTCGCAGCGGCTACGGCTGTCATGGCCATGCCCGCTCCCCACGAGTACGAGGTCCATGAGCGTCGAGACCAGGTTCCCGCCTCTTGGACCGACAGCAAGAAGCTCGACGGCTCAGTAATGCTGCCCGTTCGAATTGGACTGACACAGTCCAACCTTGATCAAGGACACAATCTCCTGATGGAAATGTCTGTCACTCTACACTTGGACATAGCTCATCTGAGTCTCCTGCTGACGCTCTCACTGCTGCCCTCAGGTCCGACCCGTCATCTAGCAAGTACGGCAAATACATGACCGAAGCGGAGGTCCACGATTTCTTCGCGCCTGGTCAGAAGGCGATCGAGGACGTCCGATCCTGGCTTGAATCGTCTGGTATCTCCGGAGACCGTGTCAGTCACTCTGTGAACAAGCAGTGGTTACAGTTCGAGGCCAGTACCGAGGAGTTGGAGGCGCTTCTTCGCACTGAGTATCGTCTTTACTCGCATGCTCACACTGGCCGATCACACATTGCCTGCCGCGAGTCAGTTGACCCTTTCACAAGATATGACAGCGGaaataaaacaaaaacaaaggggggggggggggagtaaAGCATCAAACCAACACTAACGTGGATTCATTTGTCCCAGATATCATATTCCTCGTTCAGTCCGCGAGCATATTGACTTCATCACCCCCGGTATTGTGCCTCGAGAGGTGACAGGCGTCTCTCCCATCGGCAAAGACAAGCTTAGCAAGCGCCGTGTCCAAGGCAACCCTGCCAAAATTCTCCCTGTTGCACCGGGCCTGATGgaaaaaattcaaaaggcGAACCCTTTGGATTCTTGTGACACTGCGGTGACCCCCGAGTGTATTCAACGTAGGTGATTTCGGATGCACACCAGCACCTCTGAATGATGAGCAGGCAATTGTTTGAGCGATCCTCTGACATGAATGTTGCCACAGAGTTGTACAACATTCCCAAGGGTCACTCGGCGACTCCCGGCAATGAGTTGGGCATTTTCGAGGCTCTGGGCGATGTCTACGCACAAGAGGACCTGGATTTGTTCTTCAAGAACTTTGCACCGTAtgctccttctctcccctcgcCTTCCTTGGCTGATTCGTGTCGCCATGGACCATGTGCGCTGACCTTCACGCAGTGAGATCCCCATTGGAACTCATCCCAAGCTCGAGGGAGTTGATGGTGGAGTGGCTCCTACGACACCTGCCAACGCTGGTGCCGAGTCCGATCTGGATTTCCAGATTTCGTATCCGATCATCTGGCCGCAGAattccatcctcttccaaaCCGATGACATGGTCTACGAGAGCAACTACACTTACCTGGGCTTCCTCAACACCTTTTTGGATGCCATCGATGGCTCGTACTGTAGCGAAGTCTCTCCCCTGGACCCTCCCTATCCGGATCCCGCGCCCGGTGGCTACAAAGGTCACCTGCAATGTGGAGTTTACAAGAAGCCCACGgtgatttccatctcctACGGGGGCGCCGAGGCCGATCTGCCCATTTCCTATCAGCGACGTCAATGCAACGAATTCTTGAAGCTCGGCATTCAGGGCGTCTCCGTGGTCGTTTCGTCAGGCGATTCGGGCGTGCAGGGTGCCCGAGGGGATCCCACACCGAGTAGCTGCCTGGGCCAAACCGGCAAGATCTTTGCGCCCGATTTCCCCGCGAACTGCCCCTATCTGACGGCCGTGGGTGCGACGGTGATCCCAGCCGGGGCCAAGGCCCAGTCTCACCAGGAAGTGGCCGTGTCTCGCTTCCCGTCGGGGGGTGGCTTCAGCAACATCTACGAGCGTCCTCTGTATCAATCCTGGGCGGTGGCGAATTACTTTTCCAAGGCCGACCCGGGATATCCCTACTACGAGAGTGTCAACAACCAGAGCTTCGGGGCCCACGGGGGCATTTACAATCGCATCGGTCGTGGGTATCCGGACGTGTCTGCCATTGGCGACAATGTGGTGATTTATAACAACCAGACCGCCGTCAAGATCGGGGGTACGTCAGCCTCGGCGCCCGTTTTTGCGGCGATTCTGGTTCGCATCAACGAGGAACGACTGGCCGTCGGCAAGCCGACCGTGGGATTCGTCAATCCCGTGCTGTATGCGCATCCCGAGGCCTTTTTTGATGTGACTCAGGGGACCAATCCGGGCTGTGGGACCAAGGGATTCAGTGCCGCGGCGGGTTGGGATCCGTTGACGGGGCTGGGTACTCCGAACTACCAAGCTTTGTTGAAGGTGTTTATGGGCCATTGAGTCTGGAGATTTGGAGGGCTGGAGGTGGAGTACGCTTTTCGCCCTCTTTGCTGTTGAGACCGTGGCCGGGCAGCTCCCGAGTTTCCCGAGCAACAAGCGtcgaaggaaaagaaaaaaaaaatctttgCATGGGTAGTATGGAGGACAGGACGCGATCCCATCGGGGCGAGATTTGCTCTTCACCATTTTTTTCACGTGTAGATCTCTCAAAAGAAATCATGAGAAGGCGGAATTCAGCGAGTAGCAGCAGCCACATCAGCCTCACCTGCCTGCACCTGATTGGTATGTACCTAATTCAGACTGGGATGGGAAACAGCGCAATAGGGTACAGGAATCGTCAGAGAGGAAACGAGGTAGTACAGTAGTCACCAAGGTAGCGTAAGGACTACATACGGAGGAGATAGATCAGGAAGTCCATCGCATGTCAGCAGGTGGCGGGGAAAACAATTCCCCCCGATCGCGATGCATGACATCAATGCCCGACGGCCATCTGCGACGAGTGGAGCAGTTGGCATGAAGCATCGAACCCTCTCGATCCACGGAACGGGTCCTCATTATTAACCCGCTCCAATCCACTGCAGTCGCTGGCCTTCAGGATACAGCGGGTGGTCGTTGGAGATGCCACTTGCGAGAGAAGGTCCAGCCGCAAAACATCGGCGGAGCCACCCCGTTTCAACAAGTTTATTTGGCTCTCCATCTTTGTAGGGGTCAAAACGGCAAATGGATGTCCCACATGGCGTCAGTAATATAGTCATTGGAGTCAATAAActgcccttcttttttttggcttgtgTATTGGTGGAGAGTTCCATTTTGCAGAGGAGAAAcaggtccccccccccctccgtcGCTATTAAACCGGAGGATCACCCACACGACTCGCCGCGCTCGTGTAATGCTCAAAGAGCTCTTCCGTCCAGTGATTCCAATAATCAATCTTCAGAAATCTTCCCTGACGACACCTCTCTTCACTCCCCTGTCACGTTCCCTCCACACCACCATCATGTCTCTCGGCAAGAAGGTCACTTTGAACACCGGTGCTCAGATTCCGTGAGTTGCACCCGGTTGCATACTCGCCCGAGTCATTCCCCCGAGGGTCGCAATTGAGTCACACTGACCGGTCGGTCCATCTAGGCAATTGGGCTTTGGCACCTGGCAATCGGCCCCCGGCGAGGTGGGCGAGGCCGTTTACGAGGCTCTGAAGGCGGGTTATCGCCATCTGGTATGTTCCGCTTCTTTCCCATATATGTTTGCACTCCCCCGCGTTCACCATCGGTGGGACATGCACGAGCCGTGTCGACGCTCAGTGTGGAGGCCGCGCTCGCTGGCAAGCTTTGACACTGACGCGGCTTCTAGGATCTTGCAACCATGTACGTGACAAGCGCCGCCATCGCTGTAAATGCGATAAATCTTCGACCGTTCCGGCCCTCCCTCGCCCATCACACTCGCCCAATTCAGGCtctgggagagatggagggagagaatggaaacCGCTAGAATCTGGGGCCCAGGCTAAACAAAATGC includes:
- a CDS encoding Two-component system protein A; the protein is MALEQQMVQFNLQDCRPLDFDMVITPPSENEHESHDKMVNPPRYDRGTVQTPPSPSGPGPADPMSRIYRFTPTPTMVLNESLQIVELSESYLALVHRRRENLLTRSLYDLSPHLVSAPDVASLSGVLATAISTRAPQVLQVAPAAKYQPDRQLRVTPIFEGNSLIYVLLEMHPIQTELPPSQSAEQEISEETYKVLIDAVKDCGIFMLDTRGHVATWNKGASMLSGYSTDEILGQHFSIFYGADDRVAQKPARELEMCVQNGKVEDEGWRYRKDGSRFWANVLLSPVYQQGRLAGFAKVTRDLTERRSAEARLIEAYEESSKMKMEFLANMSHELRTPMNGMLLALTTLMKTPLTGDQQEYASILEDSTTILLQVINDVLDYSKLSSGSFSLTTDVLNVPSILNAVVRNCQPSLKAGVVLESTIAPGFPENTKGDPLRFRQVLQNLVGNAVKFTEKGYVRVKASYAVHPSDSQAYVISIQVEDSGIGVPETAANTLFTPFTRFADSATRRYQGTGLGLSICKSLAELMDGAVGFHNNPQQPGSVFWLTVKMSRVERPVARLFRSLQSSGESPVVDTSVMLQRVAAQKQILLVEDNKVNQTIMLKLLGTLGFQKVEAAWDGAEAVRLVKQKPLAYHVILMDISMPVMDGLTATEQIREMKVNVPIIALTGHALKGDAETYLSRGMDDYIAKPLHRQQIIDVLWKWCGSDSHGS
- a CDS encoding Tripeptidyl-peptidase sed1, translating into MVKSSTWLLLAAATAVMAMPAPHEYEVHERRDQVPASWTDSKKLDGSVMLPVRIGLTQSNLDQGHNLLMEMSDPSSSKYGKYMTEAEVHDFFAPGQKAIEDVRSWLESSGISGDRVSHSVNKQWLQFEASTEELEALLRTEYRLYSHAHTGRSHIACREYHIPRSVREHIDFITPGIVPREVTGVSPIGKDKLSKRRVQGNPAKILPVAPGLMEKIQKANPLDSCDTAVTPECIQQLYNIPKGHSATPGNELGIFEALGDVYAQEDLDLFFKNFAPEIPIGTHPKLEGVDGGVAPTTPANAGAESDLDFQISYPIIWPQNSILFQTDDMVYESNYTYLGFLNTFLDAIDGSYCSEVSPLDPPYPDPAPGGYKGHLQCGVYKKPTVISISYGGAEADLPISYQRRQCNEFLKLGIQGVSVVVSSGDSGVQGARGDPTPSSCLGQTGKIFAPDFPANCPYLTAVGATVIPAGAKAQSHQEVAVSRFPSGGGFSNIYERPLYQSWAVANYFSKADPGYPYYESVNNQSFGAHGGIYNRIGRGYPDVSAIGDNVVIYNNQTAVKIGGTSASAPVFAAILVRINEERLAVGKPTVGFVNPVLYAHPEAFFDVTQGTNPGCGTKGFSAAAGWDPLTGLGTPNYQALLKVFMGH